A window of Ammospiza nelsoni isolate bAmmNel1 chromosome 19, bAmmNel1.pri, whole genome shotgun sequence contains these coding sequences:
- the LOC132081897 gene encoding germ cell-specific gene 1-like protein yields the protein MPSSIPEADRRHRASAAFSLSFLSLIFSITAFSSSYWCEGTRKVAKPFCKGDSKGDLCIRFNSADGNGSQAVQYIWETGDDKFVEKKFHAGIWYSCEEMINEEGEKCRSFISLTPASDRGVLWLSIVAELLYVVLLLIGNILMSVEICYYSSVIDGLKINAFSAVVTVLAGLLGMVAHMMYTTVFQMTVNLGPEDWRPHTWDYGWSYGLAWTSFACCMAAAVTTINKYTKTILEFKHKRKKLERSFRIQYKFPEYTAPEKVCNVYVNSFQNNTDDPAHALRSLRHLATISVL from the exons ATGCCATCCTCCATCCCCGAGGCAGACAGGAGGCACAGAGCCTCAGCAGCATTTTCTCTGAGTTTCCTCTCTTTAATCTTCTCCATCACAGCTTTCAGCAGCAGTTACTGGTGCGAGGGGACCAGGAAAGTGGCCAAGCCTTTCTGCAAAGGGGACAGCAAAGGGGATCTGTGCATCCGCTTCAACAGCGCCGACGGCAAcggcagccaggctgtgcagtACATCTGGGAGACCGGCGATGACAAATTCGTGGAGAAGAAGTTCCACGCTGGCATCTGGTACTCCTGTGAGGAAATGATCAATGAGGAAG gTGAGAAATGTAGAAGCTTCATCAGTCTGACTCCAGCTTCTGATCGAG GGGTTTTATGGCTGTCCATTGTAGCAGAGCTTCTCTACGTGGTTTTGCTCCTGATTGGAAACATTCTGATGTCAGTAGAAATCTGCTACTACAGCTCTGTCATTGATGGGCTGAAGATCAACGCCTTCTCTGCAGTGGTCACCGTGCTAGCAG GTCTTCTGGGCATGGTTGCTCACATGATGTACACAACTGTGTTTCAAATGACTGTAAATCTTGGTCCTGAAGACTGGAGACCTCACACTTGGGATTATGGCTGGTCCTATGG CCTTGCATGGACCTCCTTCGCTTGCTGTATGGCCGCAGCTGTCACCACTATTAACAAATACACGAAAACTATCTTGGAATTCaagcacaaaaggaaaaagctggaaagGAGCTTTAGGATTCAGTACAAGTTTCCTGAGTacacagctccagagaaggTTTGCAATGTGTATGTGAACTCTTTCCAGAACAACACAGATGACCCCGCACATGCATTGAGAAGTCTGCGCCACCTGGCCACTATTTCAGTCCTGTAA
- the DHRS7C gene encoding dehydrogenase/reductase SDR family member 7C, whose amino-acid sequence MGILSVLALPLLLLGISGIIYIYQSVRWLLSKSAVQNKVVVITDAISGLGKECSRVFHAGGARLVLCGRTWEKLEALYDALISVTDPSTTYAPKLILLDITDISCIRDVAKEILNCYGCVDILINNASMKVKGAVQSISLELDKKIMDANYFGPITLTKAILPNMISRRTGQIVLINSIQGKIGIPFRAAYAASKHAAVGFFDCLRAEMEEFDISVSTVNPTFICSYHRQPAPGNWEASIWKFFFRKVSYGVHPVEVAEEVLATVSRKKQEVLMANPIPRAAVYIRTFFPELFFAIVASGIRERLKTEEES is encoded by the exons ATGGGTATCCTTTCTGTACTTGCTCTGCcattgctgctcctggggatCAGTGGAATTATTTACATTTACCAGTCAGTCCGGTGGCTGCTGTCCAAGTCAGCAGTGCAGAACAAGGTGGTGGTGATCACAGATGCCATCTCTGGCCTGGGCAAGG AATGTTCTCGTGTGTTTCATGCAGGAGGAGCAAGGCTTGTGTTGTGTGGCAGGACATGGGAGAAGTTGGAAGCTTTGTATGATGCCTTAATTAGTGTGACAGACCCCAGCACG ACATATGCCCCAAAGCTGATTCTTCTGGATATCACAGACATAAGCTGCATCAGAGATGTAGCCAAGGAAATCCTGAACTGCTATGGCTGTGTGGATATTCTGATCAACAATGCAAGCATGAAGGTGAAAGGAGCAGTGCAGAGCATTTCACTGGAGCTTGATAAAAAGATCATGGATGCCAACTATTTTGGACCTATAACATTAACCAAAg CCATCCTTCCTAATATGATCTCAAGAAGAACTGGCCAAATTGTTCTAATTAATAGCATCCAAGGGAAAATAGGAATTCCATTTCGTGCAGCTT ATGCTGCTTCCAAGCATGCTGCTGTAGGATTCTTTGATTGTCTCCGAGCTGAAATGGAGGAATTTGATATTTCTGTCAGCACTGTGAATCCAACCTTCATCTGCTCCTACCATCGCCAGCCAGCACCAGGCAACTGGGAGGCATCAATCTGGAAAT TCTTTTTCAGGAAGGTGTCCTATGGAGTGCACCCCGTGGAGGTGGCAGAGGAGGTCCTTGCCACGGTGAGCAGGAAGAAGCAGGAGGTGCTGATGGCCAATcccatccccagagcagcagtttACATCAGAACATTCTTCCCCGAGCTGTTTTTTGCCATTGTTGCCTCAGGGATTAGGGAAAGGCTGAAGACAGAAGAGGAAAGTTGA
- the BLOC1S3 gene encoding biogenesis of lysosome-related organelles complex 1 subunit 3 — translation MAAPRPPRVVPGEASESDSEPELLVETAGEAPGAGLKVPGEASETDEEEEEQQRPKTPPVLAEEPAAVWGGGPSLLQQRLREGTGRLRGAVGSALRHSYGSAARSLGGLGGALGRAQVTAAAAAHCLRLARRDLRAVADTIDIVTACHLLPDIRGQL, via the coding sequence ATGGCCGCCCCCCGCCCTCCCCGGGTCGTGCCGGGCGAAGCCTCCGAGAGCGACTCGGAGCCGGAGCTGCTGGTGGAGACGGCCGGGGAGGCTCCCGGGGCCGGGCTGAAGGTGCCGGGCGAAGCCTCCGAGAcggacgaggaggaggaggagcagcagaggccGAAGACGCCGCCGGTGCTGGCGGAGGAGCCGGCGGCCGTGTGGGGGGGCGGCCCCTCGCTGCTGCAGCAGCGGCTGCGGGAGGGCACGGGCCGGCTGCGGGGCGCGGTGGGCAGCGCGCTCCGCCACAGCTACGGCAGCGCCGCCCGCAGCCTGGGCGGGCTCGGCGGGGCCCTGGGCCGGGCGCAGGTGACCGCGGCTGCGGCAGCGCACTGCCTGCGCCTGGCCCGCCGCGACCTGCGGGCTGTGGCCGACACCATCGACATCGTCACTGCGTGTCACCTCCTGCCCGACATCCGCGGGCAGCTCTGA